From the genome of Dermacentor andersoni chromosome 3, qqDerAnde1_hic_scaffold, whole genome shotgun sequence:
TGTGGCTGATGAGCTCTAAAAGAATTGTAGATGGTACCCGCGAGGCCGCAAGAAGTACGCGCTGATGACAGGCGTGTGCAAACACAGATACGCAGAGAGAAATTGGAAAAAATAAGTTTAGAACGCCAAGTAAACAAGTATTATACACAGAACTAATCATTTTGCATCTCTCCCAAATGTACTTGTAAAGTCATGCCACGGTGTTAAGCTGCTATTTTTCTCGGCCCATTTATGTTCGCTAACAGATGCTCCATACGGCATTTGCGCTCTGGAGAAGGACGAGGGCACCTTCGGCGTTCCGCCGTTCCAGAAGAAGTACTTCTACAACCAGATAACCCAGCAGTGCGAGGCTTTCGACTACCAAGGAAACGGCGAAGAGAATGCTAGGGCCAACCGATTCGACGACCAGTATGAGTGCCAAGTTAAGTGCGGTAAGCTGAGCGCGCAAACATTTCGCCAGGGCCGTGTAAGCGACACGTCGCAAGCACTTTTGCAGCGTTCGTGTAGACGATGCCTCGCACGCGAAACAGATAACTGCCGGCCGCATATCTCACTATGCATAGTAGCGTGTATTGTACGATATATACATGACGTATATGCTGTCTTCATCGCGTATAGCTTATGTGAACTAGCCTTCACCCCACCTATAGTCCACTTCAGAAGTTCACTTTCAGTTCTATGCAAACTACAGTCATTCTGAGCCAACAAGGCCGCACACGCATCCAGGACTGCGTTCGTGCCTCGTCAGCTACGTGCCATTATCGCGGAGTTGCTCAGAGGCGACCAATTGTGCTTGCGTATAGAAGTACAAATATGCCGCTAGCTTCAATGTAGCAATATCGAAAGAGCTAAGAGATAAATGCATTGTGGGGTAGGTTCTTGATATCGATCACTTGTTGGAGACGTTTATTTGTTAGCAGAGTAGGGAACTTCTTGGAACGTTGTACTTTCATAGCAATTGCCTGTGTTGGCAATTTGATTGGTTTGAACAGCGCTAAAAATCAGTCTCAAGATCAAAGGTCGATGAACTATCAGCAATGTATTCCATCCATTGCGATAACTTCATAAATTCTTAACTGGATGACGCTTGGTGGCTCATTTCTTTTACAATGCACGCAAAATTACTGATACCGTGCGATACTGCTTCTTGGAATGTGTCATTTAAGTGACATATTCCATTAGCTTCCTCATTAGGCTAAACGCAGCTTGAAATCAACTTTCTCTGAAAAACATGGCACAGACTAATTCTCTCGTAATGTATCCAATTGATTCCTAATGAAATTCACATTATTTGAATGACTCGATGCCTATTAAGGGAGCTAGTTCACAGCAAGTTGTCAACAATGACCCAAAAAAAAGGAAGCCTCATCGTGGAGAAACGTTTCTGTGAGGAAAAAATATTCTTTACTCAAGTCAAGAACTGTTTTTATTGGCAGAATTCATAAAGCTCATTCTATAACCAGGCGTGAGGAGATCGAGGCTTAGATGAAGGCTTGGTAAATGAAAAATTGCAATGTTCGGATGGCCAGATTTATCGACAGGATCAGAACCAGGAAGCGGGTGCGGCCGAAATTTCATTTCAGAAGCATATAGCGGTGGCTAGCCTTATGCGAACATTTAACATTATCAAACATATTCCAAATAATATGCTGCTCGATATTCGCGTAGGTTGGAATTTCCCTATGCGGGATTTTCGAAGTATTTTAAATGAACGGATAATAATTTGAAAACACGTACAATCGTCAATTTTGGTTTCGGAGAGTAAGTCGCGTTGCCATTAACCTAAATGACACACAACCAAGACTACTCATAAGCGAAGCATTCGTTTATAGTGGCCGATCGATATTTTTTTTAAACCTGTCGGGGTATTCGAATCGGTATGCGGCACGACGCCGCATTCTTTATAAAACTAATGCATAGCGCAGACCGACATTTCTAACGCCTCATGGCGTCTCGCTCAATATTTCGGGACACAGCGCCCGCGCGCGCGATGTCGGAAATGATGGCCTGCCTACCACTCTACCCGTCGTCTCCTTCGTTGGCGATGTGGCTTAGGTGGTTTCTACGCTTCGCTAGAGCCGCACCACCGTTGCGAATAGGTCTGCGTCGACGGGCACCTAACTTTTGAGCGCCGAAAACCGGCAAAGCAGCCCTATTTAGGCCTAACAAGCAATGTTTCAAACATCACGTACAGCGCGCACATAGACAGGGacaaaaagaacgacgaagaaaAGCGCTTACTTCGAAACTGCTTTGTATTTTCAgtaacacgcatatatatatatatatatatatatatatatatatatatatatatatatatatataccgagacAACAAGgcaaaagcgcccccccccccccccccccgaaccataaaaccgacatgagtatgcattcaaaattcaaagaAACCAAGACCGCCGccttaagatgaacgagagcgcatgcgtgacctcaaaaaaaaaaaaaagtatcattACCTGTTAATGTAATTGacggcttactaaccgagtcaccttcagcgatcgctgctgcttcaatgataagtctaGTGCATTCATTAGGATGCCTAGTTtcgatagtgtttttttttttttttcagaaggcgggatacagccgcattgtgcgcaatggAACCTAGAAACCCTTCCTGCCCTTCGCACACTTCATTGCTATGTTCTTGCAACCTAACATTGAGACAACGATTAACATTGAGACCTTACGGCCCTATATAAGACCGACCGCATTTCAGGGGTATCTTTTACACAACGCCTTTTGAATAAACTGTATACTTTTTTCTGTGATTAATACTGCAAGTCCTACGTCCCTTAGCAACAGGATTAGTTTTAACACAAAGCTGGGAAAGTTTTTTTGGAGTTGAGAAAACAACATCGATACATACTTTTTGTcctattttttttaagtttgtggGAGATCCCATGAACGTACGGTACAACAGCAGTTCTGTTTCTTCTATCTTACACCTGAGGCTCAAAGCTGTGAGGTTAAGCGATTAACTTACCACACTGTAAAAAATCGTCCGTTGTTTTTACGGGAATTTGACCGTCAGTTTTGGCTGCCAACTTGTTCCCGTAAAAATTACGGATCTCAGTTATTCTTAGTCACGGGCCTTGCTTGTGAAATTCACACCTTTCCCGTAAAAATAACGCAGACCTGTAATTTTTTACGGGTACCGTCAGTAAAATTTACAGGTCCTCCTGAAAATCACTCGTCAGTTGTTTTACTTTGCTATTAAATACCACCGTTACGGGATCAATTCCGCGGGCGAAAATGAAGCGAGACATTGCACAACTGCATCTTTACTTTCAATATTGAACATACTGTCCCTTAAAAACAATATATTTGCGTACTGTACTTTTAATCGCTTGTTTCACGCAGTCTGACTGTTCCAAATCTGAATGTTCTAGTCAGGGTAGTCGGGATGCGGAACTCTTTCTTTCCTGCAACAAAATATATCGCACTTGCTTACTGAAGCTGAAATAGGCTGCAACACAACTAAGCACCAATGCAGTGCAAATACCGTATCAGAGAAATATGCAATATACTGAGACAGCTGCCAGTAATTTGCAGGTAATTAGGGGCACCACAATCCTGGCCactatattgtagcgatgccttattctTTGCTATTCTTATAATCCACCACAAACGGCTGTCTGATCCTATTGATAATGAGGGCACAccatcgctctgaccactggccaagcacgAAAAGCCATAAAAAGTacagaatcggaaaaggcatcgctacaaaatgtCAGCGCTGTCAACGGAACAAATAGAAACAAAGTAAGCAAGCAGCTTAACTTATTGTAATGGCCAGCTCACTTTTTGAAACACCACTGATACAGAATGAAAACTTTACACTCGAAAACATCCAGTGATGTTTTATAATGAACAACAAATATTTCAAAACACTTTATTGCACTTTACGCAGCTTTAAAATAATTTCTTGTGTAGATGACTTGGTAAAAGGGAACCATTTCTGTAGTTCGCATTGCAGGTTCTGGGCTGCTTGGAAGATGAAAAAGTATCCCTGCGTGTGGTCAACTAGTTCATGCTGTGGGGCAAAGTAAAAAGAATGACTCAGTGGGCTTTCAAATGCTATAAAGAGGTGCTTACATAGAATGTGAGTGCTCTTTAAAAGAGTGGTTTGCATTTTATGATAGGTAGAATCACTTATAACATATTTTCAAAGTTAGCACAAAACAGAGAAGGCAGGTATATGGGGCAGACTTACCTAGATGTTCCATTCACACTCAGTAATGCGCTGCACCAAGGCAAGAACTTTCTAGCTGACCGTCACATTTCATTTTTTGCCCTTCCTTCCACGGTCTGGGTTTATACCAAAAAATGCcctaaatgcccccccccccccccccaataaagaGAAGGCAGGCATAATTGCAATAAAGCCTATACATAACGGCATTAAAGAAATAATTCGGATAATCGAATTTTTTTGAATGCCACAGCTCACGCTGATTTCAAACATGGCATACAAATAATGATTTTTTTAAAGAACAGCAGCCTACGAAAGGATTCAAAGTTGGACAAGTTGTTTCATGAGCAAGTTGAATAggaaacagcgcaaaaaaaaaaaaaaaaatctagtaaCCGACAAAGCCTGCTGTGTACTTCTCGTCTTGTACCCGATTTTCCTGCACCGCTTCTCCAGCTAACACCCAGGAGATGTGACTTGACTTTTATCATACAGGTGCATTGGTGTAAAGTGCACGTGGGAGGTCTGACTGACTTTCATCATAGAAAAAAGCCACAGATGGGTTTTGATTTTAGATGCAACAAATCTCTTTTATTCTTGTGAACACATTTTACCTAAGGATATTTTAGATCTGCCTATTACCTTGGGGGCTTGCAAACTGAATATAAATCTCGCTGCTATAAATATGGGAGCAGCATGACCTTCCGATTAACTCCAATAATTGATGGTAGCTCGCAGCAGGAACCGGAACGCATTACTTTTGTGTAATTTGAAACTTAGGCCTCAACATTTTTCAGCTTTACAGACGTGTACTGTGAAGCTGAAAAAAAGTGAACTAAGCTTCAAATAGTCCAGTGTTATTTTTGATTTCACAGCAATGTCTGCTGGTTCCTGCCGCCAACTACCGTCAATTTCTTGTTCAAGCTAGGACACTGAACTTATAATATCCACAGCACTATTAAAGGTGCTTGTATACAGTTTCTTCCTCTTAAGGCCAGTAAAATATATGCTATTAATGCGCATGATGCAAAACAAATACAAGCATaaacagaaaataaaatataCCTTTGTATGAATTCAAGTGTGCATGACGCCTTCTCTGCATAACAAATGTGGAAGCAGAAGTaagctaaaaattaaattatggggttttacatgccaaaaccactttctgattatgaggcacgccgtagtggaggactccggaaattttgaccacctggggttctttaacgtgcacctaaatctaagtacacgggtgttttcgcaattcgccgccatcgaaatgcggccgccgtggccgggatttgatcccgcgacctcgtgctcagcagcccaacaccacagccactgcagcaaccacggcgggtcagaagTAAGCTGGAAACAGCATGCAGAATGCTTGCTTGAACGTCTTTGCTGCTGCCACAACATGGCCATCAACAAGCAACAGGTACTCTTCAGGCATCCAGATGTCATCACCTAAACAAAATGAAAAGAGTACTTGTCACTTTTACATGATAGGGCTCACTGCTGCAACAACTGTTCTGTACCAGTCGTATGCAAAGTATGTGCATTCCAAAAGTTACGTTCTAAGGCACTTTCTAATTTTCACTGAGTGTCGTGTGCCACTTGTTCCTAAACCAACAGTTCTTTAGCTTTCTTTCAACCACAAAATAGTGTTGCAGGAAAAAAACTATAAATGCCTTTTGAAAACTATTTTGGGAAAAGTTATGAAGAGTATTTAAATAAATAGAAGTGAAACTATAGGCATCCTCAAACAAAGAGAGCGTGTACCATGTGCATACCCATTCAAATACATAAATTTTCGAGAAACTTGACCCGATTTTTTTAACCATTCCTGTATATCTGTGCTTTTAAACTTGACTATGACTCATTTGCATACAGTTAGCAATTTACAAGCCATTGCTATACAGTTACTTGTGAAGACTGCTGGCGCATAAAAAATGCAGATACTGGCTCTCTGGTAGCATACTGAATAACAGAAAGCAACCAGAAAATGAACTGAATATTAAGGATATGTCCATGTAGTTGGCAGACTGCGTAACCCATGGAACTGCTACATAAAATATATGGAAGAACATTAAAACTGCGATTctggaaaaaaaatttgcataTTGCAAAGGCAACAGGCTCAGTGATCAAATGTATGCTCTTTCACTTGTTTTCAGTCAAATTAACTATATAGCATGCTCATACTTCCCTACATGGTGCGTACGAAGATCACAGTTTAAAGGGAATAATAGCACATATTGGGTGCATTTTGTTGCTGAACTGTCCTGAGAAAACCGAGTACTAAATCTTAATTTTCGCTGTTGAGTAGTAAGCTCTGTCGTTAACATAATGAGACACTAACATACTGGCAGCATAGTATATTCACAGGAAGTCATTAGTTATATTTTTAATCAATGGTTTCATGGCTTATGTGGAaattctagaaatggtgccagtGAATGTTTATTGCAAGTCAATATTTGTAAAATTCAAGAGAGAGCATGTGGTTTAaaacacttgtcctgaaatatcAGCATCAAGTATACCAACATTCCATATTGGTTTGTAAACCCTTGCATATGGAGGTCTCAGTTGTAGAACCATATGGAATGCTAATGTACTTGGCACCTACATTTCCAGCCAAATATTACGAACTAGGTGCTTGCGTTAGATATTTCCAAAAATGCGCCAGCCTGAAAGAATAACTAGCCCCGATTCTCCTATCACTATACTTGGTGTAAAACAGAGAAATAAAGTTACATATTTTAGTTTATTACACCGTCTTAACGTTCATTTCGCATTGACTTCTTTTCTCAATAACTAGACTGTAAACGCGAAATTTTAATGGTCTGGCATTCCGTAAATAAAAGAGGCCTCTACAACGATGCAATCACTACTGCCTGCTTTCTGTAGTATGGCAGTGTAATACGACAGCCCATAACTGCAAGTGCCTGATGTAACTCCTTAAGGTAAGTCATCAAAACACTCTGGGCTATACGGCTGCTACATTACTTCTTTAAGTACTTATCCTATAAAAATTGAAGCTTTTTGGCCCCATTTACAGTCAACAAAATGCCAAATATACTTTGAATGCACGTACCTGCTGCGATTATGCAGGGAGAAAGCGATGTGTCCGGGCACCTTTCTATCGCCTGCAAAGAGACAAAATGGATGCGATATATGTAGCACCCATGGGATGGAGTCAGGACTTCCACTGAGCTGGCCACCACACATTAATGTTGAGGGCAAACATACTTCTTTACTCTGAATGAGTCCATCTCGCTCTTCTTCAAACCATGCCATGGTCAGCAACACAATGAGAAGGAATTCAGCTTCTTCCTGCGTTGAACAAGGCGCTTCTCTCCATGCACGCATGATGTTTGGTTTGCCATGTTTTTCCTTGTCGAAGAAGCCTAGGATCACCCTCTTCTTGTTTCGGAGTGAATGATCCAATGTTTCCGTGACATTTACACCAAAAAGTTCGACGTGAGTCTCGAGCCCGCAGGGCATAAACAAAAATGGCCAAGCTCTCTTCAGCTCCGTAATAGAAGTGCCCAGCTTGATGCCGAATTGTTGAAGCCGGTGGGTTGATGCCATTAGCACCTGTACGTCTTCAGTGTACGAAGAGTCAGCCTTAAACATGGTTTGTAGTGCTTCCTGCTCCCTTCGCATTTCCGCATCGTCCTTTGTCGACGTTTCTTGTTCTGGGTATAGTACGCAACTTGACCGCTTTTCGCACACCGCATATCACGAACTTTTGCTTCATACACATCCTCCCTGTTTACATTTTCAACCCGGCACACGAGTTGGTTAAGCAAAGAGTCATAGCCAGTTCCAATTACAGTGCTATCAAATACATCTTTGAAAGAAGAAGGGTGCAGTTCGACGACCTTCCTGGCAACAACGGCAAGGTGTTTCCGTAGAGGTTTTAGGCAGACCTTCTTGACACTATGTATGATTACTCGAACCATCTTCCTACGGTTTCTTGGTGTCGGACGCTTACTTTTCTGCAAAGCCTCCAGCAGGGTTTTTGGCATGCTGTCCCAAGGTATGTCGAACGATTCTACCCAGTTGGAATTCAGGAAAGGATAGCCTTGTTTCATTTGTTCCAGCCCGCCATGTGCCCTCGACGGTGTTGCAGGTTCACTTTCGTCTGTTTCAGTTTGATCCACAGTGCctgtgaaaagaataaaagagaatAAAACTGAAGTATAACTTCATTATAATTTATTCGAGTTGAGAGTGAAATTGCAAAAGATAGGTAAGGCCTTGAAATACCAAACTGTTTAGAAAGATTTattgttaagaaagtaaaatGAACATCGGAACAACACAGATGATGATACAAACTGTAGCGATGGGCTGCAGATTAATAGACCAACTAAGTTTCTTCAACGTGTATCCATATATTGCGGACACGAACATTTTTGTATTGCGCCTGCATCAGATTGAGTCCTCGCAGTCGGGAACCAAGCCTGCAAACTCCGGATTAATAGTAGAACGCCACAGCTCCTGCTACATCGCAGAAGCTCATTAATTTTATGGGCACTTTATGATCTCAGTGCACAATGTTCTGTAAAAGCCTGTATTTTCAGCCAACAAAAACCCTTGTTCGCACGAACATGCAATTGCGAGTATTACGCATACATTTTCTTCATTCACCGCATGAATAAAGAGACGGTTCACTACTGTAGGTATTTGTAGATATTGTACAATTGAACTGCATGCATACCCTAAGCCAGCCTATTAAACTCGCCTTCAATTTTTCTGATATTTCAGGACCACGTTTTCGATGCAGAAATACACAACATTTATTTGACTTACTTTTACTTTTGAAGTAGGTGATGAGCTTCCGTGCTTGTATAGGTTTCATCACGTCACATAAGTCTTGTTCAGTCAGCCAACAGAGGTCACCACACGACTCTACACCGAGGTCCAGCAGCTTGCTCATGACATTCTGTAGAATTTCAGCACTCAAGTTCGGAAGAGCATTCACCACTTGCAATCATGTGCTTCAACACGATGATCTTCTGTGCGCGGATATCATAAGCAGGAAGTGGGGAGTAGTCAGCAAGGTCACTTATGGGTAATGCACTGCAAGTGTTTGTCTCTCGCAGCACATAGTAATGAAGATGCGGCAAAAAGTTGGCTTGAAACACCTTGACAGCAACAAACACGCTAGCCCGGTTTTTCACGACAAATAGGCAGATTTCCACGAAGCATAGCTCTTTGTATAAATTCAATGCTACAAAATCACCAACAGTGTAGTCCGTGCCCTTCCACACAACTGTGGAAGGACACGGTGTCAAAAAAGGATCTACGGGACTCACGACTGTGGCTCTACTGCCTGCACGTGCGGCCTTATTGCGCCTCCCCCTGAGCACCACGGCGCCTGCGCTGCCTGGCTTGAAGGGGGTATAAAAGGAACCACTGAGGCACTCGGTCCACTTGTGAGCAGCAGTCGCTGGAATTAGGACATCCTTTGAAAATCTTTCTGCCTTTCCACTGcaggttggttttttttttacgatatTTCTTCCCATTTTGTGCTTCTGCCTGCGGCTGCTGCTCACTAGTGTTTCTTTGGTTATTGCCTGTGCTATATAACATGCCTTCAAATGCTGAACTGGCTAAAAAAATTGAGCAACTTGAATCACTCCTTAATAACAAACTTGACAACCTTGTTGATGAACTTGCTTCTAAAATTACAAAACAGCTTGATGACCAGGGTCTTGCTAACCTTACATCTCTGGCTGAGAGTGTGCGTCACATGAGTGACCAGTATGACAAAATGCAGACTACCGTCAGTGAATTGCTAAATTCAAACAAAGATTTGAGGGCCGAAAATGAAGCGCTCGCCAGGAGGATTGCAGCAATGGAACAATACAGCCGGCTAAATAACATTGAAATCAAAGGCATCCCTTGTACACAGGGGGAAGACTGCGCTGTCATTTTGAACACAATTGCAGAAGTTGTTGAATGCCCCATTGCATCGACAGACATAGACGCAGTTCACCGTGTCGCCAGCAAGACTCCAGAAAAAAGCATTATCGCCCGTTTTTGTTCGCGTGACAAGAAAAACGAGTTCCTTCGGAAAGCTCGAAAAGCACGTTTGCATACGTCTCTGATAGGTCTGACAGGTAGCAAGGATAGCGCTATTTACGTCAACCAACATCTGACCATTGACAACAAACGACTATTCAGCAAAGCGCTGGccctcaaaaaagaaatgaaatggcgTTACCTGTGGACTGAGAATTGCCATATCAAGGCGCGCAAGACTGATGACAGCAGGGTCTTCAGAATAAGTGCCGAGTCAGATCTGCGCATCTTCACATAGATATCAATTCGCAACATTTGTCATTTTCATAATCTGTTCTTGACAACATTTCCTCAATGGCATTGTTCTCAACAACGGAATCAAAATCGTTGCTCGCTGGTTCTAACTACTCATTACTACACTTCAATGCGCGAATTTTATGCA
Proteins encoded in this window:
- the LOC126538271 gene encoding LOW QUALITY PROTEIN: uncharacterized protein (The sequence of the model RefSeq protein was modified relative to this genomic sequence to represent the inferred CDS: substituted 2 bases at 2 genomic stop codons), yielding MFKADSSYTEDVQVLMASTHRLQQFGIKLGTSITELKRAWPFLFMPCGLETHVELFGVNVTETLDHSLRNKKRVILGFFDKEKHGKPNIMRAWREAPCSTQEEAEFLLIVLLTMACSVEVLTPSHGCYIYRIHFVSLQAIERCPDTSLSPCIIAAGDDIWMPEEYLLLVDGHVVAAAKTFKQAFCMLFPAYFSYFCFHICYAEKASCTLEFIQRAFFGINPDRGRKGKKXNVTVSXKVLALVQRITECEWNI